A single Chryseobacterium sp. DNA region contains:
- the asnS gene encoding asparagine--tRNA ligase, with translation MKKQTIKEILKDYKKVLHHDITVFGWVRTFRANRFIALNDGSTINNLQIVVDFENFDEEIIKNINTASSLKVVGEVVESQGAGQSVEIIAKKIVILGDNFTEELQNTILQPKKHSLEKLREQAHLRFRTNLFGAVFRVRHAVSFAVHSFFNQNQFFYINTPVVTGADAEGAGEMFGVTNFDLNNIPRTEEGEIDFAQDFFGRKTNLTVSGQLEGETAAMGLGRIYTFGPTFRAENSNTTRHLAEFWMIEPEVAFNNLEDNIDLAEDFLKYVIQYVLDHCKDDLDFLDKRFAEEQKTKPEKERAKEGLIEKLQNVVAKRFKRVSYTEAIEILLNSKENKKGKFAYPVEKWGTDLQSEHERFLVEKHFESPVVLFDYPKEIKAFYMKLNDDNKTVAAMDVLFPGIGEIIGGSEREARLDVLKQKMADMHVDEHELWWYLDTRKFGSVPHAGFGLGLERLVLFVTGMTNIRDVIPFPRTPKSAEF, from the coding sequence ATGAAAAAGCAAACGATCAAAGAAATCCTTAAGGATTACAAGAAAGTATTACATCATGACATTACAGTTTTCGGATGGGTAAGAACATTCCGTGCTAATCGCTTTATTGCACTTAATGATGGATCTACGATTAATAATTTGCAGATAGTTGTTGATTTCGAAAATTTTGATGAAGAGATCATCAAAAATATTAATACAGCTTCTTCCCTTAAAGTGGTAGGTGAAGTGGTAGAAAGCCAGGGAGCGGGACAGTCTGTAGAAATTATCGCTAAAAAGATCGTCATTTTAGGAGATAACTTTACAGAAGAACTTCAAAACACGATTCTTCAACCTAAAAAACACAGCCTGGAAAAGCTTCGTGAGCAGGCCCACTTAAGATTCAGAACCAATTTGTTTGGAGCTGTTTTCAGAGTACGTCACGCGGTCAGCTTTGCTGTTCACTCGTTTTTCAACCAAAACCAGTTTTTCTATATCAACACTCCTGTAGTTACAGGTGCTGATGCAGAAGGAGCAGGAGAAATGTTTGGGGTAACGAATTTTGATCTGAACAACATCCCAAGAACTGAAGAAGGTGAAATTGATTTTGCACAGGACTTCTTCGGAAGAAAAACAAATCTTACCGTTTCAGGACAGCTTGAAGGAGAAACTGCGGCCATGGGGTTAGGAAGAATTTATACATTTGGACCTACTTTCCGTGCTGAAAATTCGAACACAACGAGACACCTTGCAGAATTCTGGATGATTGAGCCGGAAGTGGCTTTCAACAACCTGGAAGATAATATTGACCTTGCTGAAGATTTCTTAAAATATGTGATCCAGTATGTTTTGGACCACTGTAAAGATGATCTTGATTTCCTTGATAAGCGTTTTGCAGAAGAACAGAAAACAAAACCGGAAAAGGAAAGAGCAAAAGAAGGGCTTATTGAGAAACTTCAGAATGTAGTGGCTAAACGTTTTAAGCGTGTAAGCTATACAGAAGCTATTGAAATCTTATTAAACTCAAAAGAGAATAAAAAAGGAAAATTTGCTTACCCGGTAGAAAAATGGGGGACAGACCTTCAGTCTGAGCATGAAAGATTCCTTGTTGAAAAGCATTTTGAAAGCCCGGTTGTATTATTTGACTATCCAAAAGAAATCAAAGCTTTCTACATGAAACTGAATGATGACAACAAAACCGTTGCCGCAATGGATGTTCTTTTCCCGGGGATCGGTGAAATCATTGGAGGTTCTGAAAGAGAAGCAAGATTAGACGTACTGAAGCAGAAAATGGCTGATATGCATGTTGATGAACATGAGCTATGGTGGTATCTTGATACCCGTAAGTTCGGTTCGGTTCCACATGCAGGATTTGGTTTAGGATTAGAAAGATTAGTTCTTTTTGTTACAGGAATGACGAATATCAGAGATGTGATTCCTTTCCCAAGAACGCCGAAAAGTGCTGAATTCTAG
- a CDS encoding serine hydrolase — translation MRFILLFVFYLLPSFFYGQIPNIADHEKIENPIHKNNLNTIIFLSKPISLENIRESDFINHLDFHEDKDLDLRIFMDNSLLNYLHQLDPSLTEKELLQKGNYQFSFYVDGKMMYQENLNTRAGTAESKKVKTTFRIPLISSSNEDSWGRFLWMRFYFKGNGADALEAGNHILKIEIRPYLNTSTVKTGKIIASGQLHVYVPQKNISENLIAVQPIQSDSGWKISDETFNTEKIRLLNLKIAENRLREITSVVVIKNGKLLLEEYFNSSGRDSLQDTRSVGKSFSSALTGIAVQDGYLKSENQNLKEFYELRKFANYSPKKDSVTIKSLLTMSSGFEGNDDDYESPGNEENMYPTSDWVKFTLDLPMTKNEIGRNWSYFTAGVVVTGDILDRAVRKG, via the coding sequence ATGAGATTTATACTTTTATTTGTTTTTTATCTTTTACCCAGCTTTTTTTATGGACAGATTCCCAATATCGCCGATCATGAAAAAATCGAAAATCCTATTCATAAAAACAATCTGAATACAATTATTTTCCTGAGCAAACCCATTTCTTTAGAGAATATCAGGGAATCTGATTTCATAAATCATCTGGATTTTCATGAAGACAAAGATTTGGATCTCCGTATCTTTATGGACAACTCATTGCTAAATTACCTGCATCAGCTTGATCCTTCTTTAACAGAAAAAGAACTTCTCCAAAAGGGAAATTATCAGTTTTCATTTTATGTAGACGGAAAAATGATGTATCAGGAAAATTTAAATACTAGGGCCGGGACAGCGGAAAGTAAAAAAGTGAAAACAACATTCAGGATCCCTCTTATCAGTTCAAGCAATGAAGATTCCTGGGGCAGATTTTTATGGATGAGATTTTATTTTAAAGGCAATGGTGCTGATGCCCTGGAAGCCGGAAACCATATTCTAAAAATTGAAATCCGGCCTTACCTCAATACTTCAACGGTAAAAACAGGAAAGATTATTGCTTCGGGGCAGCTCCATGTATATGTTCCCCAAAAGAATATCAGTGAAAACCTGATTGCGGTTCAGCCGATTCAGTCCGACAGTGGATGGAAAATTTCTGATGAAACATTTAATACTGAAAAAATAAGACTTCTCAATTTAAAAATTGCTGAAAACAGGCTTAGAGAGATCACCAGTGTTGTTGTGATTAAAAACGGTAAACTCCTTCTTGAGGAATATTTCAATTCATCCGGAAGAGATTCGCTGCAGGATACCAGGTCAGTAGGGAAATCTTTTTCTTCGGCCCTCACAGGAATTGCAGTACAAGACGGTTATCTTAAAAGTGAGAATCAAAATCTGAAAGAATTCTATGAGCTAAGAAAGTTCGCCAATTACTCCCCTAAAAAAGACAGTGTCACCATTAAAAGTCTGCTCACTATGAGCTCCGGCTTTGAAGGAAATGATGACGACTACGAATCTCCGGGTAACGAAGAAAATATGTATCCCACCAGTGATTGGGTAAAATTTACGCTAGACCTGCCTATGACAAAAAATGAGATCGGGAGAAACTGGAGCTATTTTACCGCTGGGGTTGTAGTCACCGGAGATATCTTAGACCGGGCTGTTCGAAAGGGTTAA
- the rimM gene encoding ribosome maturation factor RimM (Essential for efficient processing of 16S rRNA) yields the protein MRKEDCYFLGKITRRHGLAGNVILKLDTDQPELYNKLESIFVEINGLLVPFFIEKSSWSKSDALNLAFKNSSEAMVDQVLGKNVYLPLATLPKLSGKQFYYHEIIGFEIFDQNDNNCGVIRSVNDQTAQVYFITNLDGKEVVIPMIKDWILEVDREERIIKMELPEGLIDVFLIPSKKDE from the coding sequence ATGCGTAAAGAAGATTGCTATTTTTTAGGAAAAATCACACGCAGACACGGACTTGCGGGTAACGTGATCCTTAAACTGGATACCGATCAACCCGAGCTTTACAATAAATTGGAATCAATATTCGTTGAAATCAACGGATTATTGGTTCCATTTTTTATTGAAAAATCCTCTTGGAGCAAATCTGATGCTCTGAATCTTGCATTCAAAAACTCTTCCGAAGCAATGGTAGACCAGGTTTTAGGTAAAAACGTTTACCTGCCGCTTGCCACATTGCCTAAACTTTCCGGAAAACAATTCTATTACCACGAAATCATCGGATTTGAAATTTTTGATCAAAATGATAACAACTGTGGAGTGATCAGATCTGTAAACGATCAGACGGCACAGGTGTATTTCATTACCAATCTGGATGGGAAAGAAGTGGTTATTCCTATGATCAAAGACTGGATTCTTGAGGTTGACAGGGAAGAAAGAATAATCAAAATGGAACTTCCTGAAGGTCTTATTGATGTTTTTCTGATTCCTTCGAAGAAAGACGAATAG
- a CDS encoding 30S ribosomal protein S16 yields MSVKIRLQRHGKKGKPFFHIVVADSRARRDGRFIEKLGTYNPITNPATIELNVDSAVQWLNNGAQPTDTARAILSYKGALYKKHLQGGVAKGAFDEAEAEKRFNAWLESKESKVQGKADGLAQSKADAKKAALEAEVKVNEARVAAAAQAEADAKAAEEAANAPAEEVAEAAEGEAPAAETEENTEA; encoded by the coding sequence ATGTCAGTAAAAATCAGATTACAAAGACACGGTAAAAAAGGAAAACCTTTCTTCCACATCGTGGTTGCAGATTCTAGAGCTAGAAGAGATGGTAGATTCATCGAAAAACTAGGAACTTACAACCCAATTACTAACCCGGCAACTATCGAATTGAACGTTGATTCTGCTGTACAGTGGTTAAACAACGGTGCTCAGCCTACTGATACAGCTAGAGCTATTCTTTCTTACAAAGGTGCCCTTTACAAAAAACACTTACAAGGTGGTGTAGCTAAAGGTGCTTTTGATGAAGCAGAAGCTGAAAAAAGATTCAATGCTTGGTTAGAATCTAAAGAATCTAAAGTACAAGGTAAAGCAGATGGTTTAGCTCAATCTAAAGCTGATGCTAAAAAAGCTGCTTTGGAAGCTGAAGTAAAAGTAAACGAAGCTAGAGTGGCTGCTGCTGCACAAGCTGAAGCTGATGCTAAAGCTGCTGAAGAAGCTGCAAACGCACCTGCTGAAGAAGTTGCTGAAGCTGCAGAAGGAGAAGCTCCTGCTGCTGAAACTGAAGAAAACACTGAAGCTTAA
- a CDS encoding SRPBCC family protein, with translation MKTLLKIIGIIILLIIVYAVIAILTFSKDYHYEKSVVINAPKEKVWQYVGSLKGYNAWDPFSKSDKNIVITYSGEGDKVGDSYHWKGDKNVGEGEQSIAEIVPNEKMATHLHFIQPFEGTAKAAFIVTPEGNGTKVTWMIDNELNTMMKIMKPMMDHNMDKMFGQGLGDLKKLSEK, from the coding sequence ATGAAAACACTCTTAAAAATTATCGGGATCATCATTCTGTTGATTATCGTATATGCTGTAATTGCAATACTGACTTTCAGTAAAGATTATCACTATGAAAAATCTGTTGTGATCAATGCTCCCAAAGAAAAAGTATGGCAGTATGTAGGCTCTTTAAAAGGGTATAATGCCTGGGATCCTTTCTCAAAATCAGATAAGAATATTGTAATTACCTACTCCGGAGAAGGAGATAAAGTAGGAGATTCCTACCATTGGAAAGGAGATAAAAATGTGGGAGAAGGAGAGCAGTCCATTGCTGAAATAGTTCCCAATGAAAAAATGGCTACCCATCTTCATTTCATTCAGCCTTTTGAAGGGACGGCCAAGGCCGCTTTTATAGTGACCCCGGAAGGAAACGGAACCAAAGTAACGTGGATGATTGATAATGAACTCAACACCATGATGAAGATTATGAAACCCATGATGGATCATAATATGGATAAGATGTTTGGACAGGGATTGGGAGATCTCAAAAAATTATCAGAAAAATAA
- a CDS encoding M3 family metallopeptidase yields MNILTEKFNTPYHAAPFNDIKNEDFLPAFKELIQKSEEEINTIVNNPDTPTFENVIEALAYSGEQLDVVSNIFFNLNSAETSDEIQQIAQEVSPILTEYSSKISQNEALFNKIKKVYDEREKYDLNEEQKMLLNETYKGFVRSGALLNEEDKEKLKKISMDLSVKSLQFGQNVLASTNAYFKHITNKEDLAGIPEAIVEQYAEEAKERNLDGWVVTLQYPSYIPFMTYAENRALRKELALANGKKSFDGGEHDNQNLIKELLHLKQQKAELLGYTDYADFVLEERMAKSPVKVFDFLNELLTKAKPYADKEIEELKSLAEADGIEETQSYDHAFYAEKLRKQKFDLNDEELKPYFPLNQVQDAVFGLAEKLFGLTFEERQDIPKYHEDVKVYEVKENGNYKSLLYVDYFPRKGKRAGAWMTSYKNQYQQNGENSRPHISIVCNFSKPTKDTPSLLTFQEVTTLFHEFGHALHGMMANTQYPSLSGTSVKWDFVELPSQFLENFCYEPEFLKTFAKHYKTGEVLPDEKIEKIEQSKNFMEGYQTLRQLGFGILDMNYHTKVGELEHESIKDFEDKYTKPTTLYPIHSETAMSPSFSHIFQGGYSAGYYSYKWAEVLDADAFQYFKENGIFNPEIAAKYKVLLSSGGTKDPMELYKDFRGSEPKVESLLKRAFG; encoded by the coding sequence ATGAATATTCTAACAGAAAAATTTAACACGCCATATCATGCTGCCCCCTTTAATGACATTAAAAATGAAGATTTTCTTCCTGCTTTTAAAGAACTGATCCAGAAGTCTGAAGAAGAAATCAACACTATTGTCAATAATCCTGATACCCCTACTTTTGAAAATGTTATTGAAGCATTAGCATATTCAGGAGAACAGCTGGATGTGGTTTCCAATATATTTTTCAATTTAAATTCTGCAGAAACCAGCGATGAGATCCAACAGATCGCTCAGGAAGTTTCTCCGATCTTAACTGAATATTCTTCAAAAATATCTCAAAACGAGGCCCTTTTCAACAAAATCAAAAAAGTATACGATGAAAGGGAAAAGTATGACCTCAATGAAGAGCAGAAAATGCTTTTAAATGAGACCTATAAAGGTTTTGTAAGAAGCGGTGCTTTATTGAATGAAGAAGATAAAGAAAAACTGAAGAAGATCAGCATGGATCTTTCTGTCAAGTCTCTGCAGTTCGGACAGAATGTGCTGGCCTCTACGAATGCCTATTTCAAACATATCACCAATAAAGAAGATCTGGCAGGAATTCCTGAAGCAATTGTAGAACAATATGCTGAGGAGGCTAAAGAGAGAAATCTTGACGGATGGGTGGTAACTTTACAGTATCCAAGCTACATTCCATTCATGACCTATGCCGAAAACCGTGCACTGAGAAAGGAACTTGCTTTAGCCAATGGTAAAAAATCCTTTGACGGCGGAGAGCATGACAACCAGAATCTTATTAAAGAACTTCTTCATTTAAAACAGCAAAAAGCAGAATTATTAGGCTACACAGATTATGCAGATTTTGTCCTTGAAGAAAGAATGGCCAAGTCTCCGGTAAAAGTTTTTGACTTTCTCAATGAGCTTTTAACGAAAGCAAAGCCGTATGCTGATAAGGAGATTGAAGAATTAAAATCTTTGGCAGAAGCAGATGGTATTGAAGAAACGCAAAGTTATGATCATGCCTTTTACGCCGAAAAACTTCGTAAACAGAAGTTTGACCTTAATGATGAAGAGCTTAAACCATACTTCCCGCTGAACCAGGTACAGGATGCCGTTTTCGGATTGGCAGAAAAACTTTTCGGATTGACTTTCGAGGAGAGACAAGATATTCCAAAATACCATGAAGATGTAAAGGTATATGAGGTAAAAGAGAATGGAAACTACAAATCCCTGCTCTACGTTGACTATTTTCCAAGAAAAGGAAAAAGAGCAGGTGCCTGGATGACAAGCTACAAAAACCAGTATCAGCAAAACGGGGAAAATTCCCGCCCGCATATTTCCATTGTCTGCAATTTCAGCAAACCTACAAAAGATACGCCTAGTTTATTAACATTCCAGGAAGTGACTACCTTATTCCATGAATTCGGACATGCCCTTCACGGAATGATGGCCAATACCCAATATCCGTCTCTTTCCGGAACTTCCGTAAAATGGGACTTTGTGGAATTACCATCCCAATTTCTTGAAAATTTCTGCTATGAGCCTGAGTTTTTAAAAACTTTTGCCAAACATTATAAAACAGGGGAAGTACTTCCTGATGAAAAAATTGAAAAGATCGAACAGTCTAAAAATTTCATGGAAGGCTACCAGACTTTGAGACAGCTTGGTTTTGGAATCCTGGATATGAACTACCATACGAAAGTTGGAGAGTTAGAACATGAAAGTATAAAGGATTTTGAAGATAAGTATACAAAGCCTACCACCCTTTACCCTATCCATTCTGAAACAGCGATGAGCCCAAGTTTCTCCCATATTTTCCAGGGCGGATATTCCGCAGGATATTATTCTTACAAATGGGCAGAAGTATTGGATGCCGACGCTTTCCAGTATTTTAAGGAAAACGGAATATTCAATCCGGAAATCGCAGCTAAATATAAGGTCCTCCTTTCTTCAGGCGGAACAAAAGATCCCATGGAACTGTATAAAGATTTCAGAGGAAGTGAGCCGAAGGTGGAAAGCTTGTTGAAAAGAGCTTTTGGATAA
- a CDS encoding tetratricopeptide repeat protein encodes MSNITLRLENVKKLQAKRWENEDHWDTLNDLLVKELDEILLIEPNNNPALINIGAVYSDMGENEKALHYLKMALQLGSNDKNLFVNLAIVLIYMEKHQEEYLEYLEEAEDKIEDPLTFKAYFDPQSH; translated from the coding sequence ATGAGTAATATAACACTGAGATTAGAAAACGTAAAAAAGCTCCAGGCTAAAAGATGGGAAAATGAAGACCATTGGGATACTCTAAATGATTTATTAGTCAAGGAATTGGATGAAATTTTACTTATTGAGCCTAACAACAATCCGGCTTTAATTAATATCGGTGCTGTTTATTCTGATATGGGTGAAAATGAAAAGGCATTGCACTATTTAAAGATGGCATTACAGCTGGGTTCGAACGACAAAAATTTATTCGTAAATCTTGCGATCGTACTTATTTATATGGAGAAACATCAGGAAGAATATTTAGAATATCTTGAAGAAGCTGAAGATAAAATTGAAGATCCTCTCACTTTTAAAGCTTATTTTGACCCTCAATCTCATTAA
- a CDS encoding YqaE/Pmp3 family membrane protein: MLLAILLPFLSFMVRGKIITGIICLILQITLIGWLPAAIWAVVSLNNARADKRTDRLIKAMRDNKG; this comes from the coding sequence ATGCTATTAGCCATTTTACTTCCCTTTTTATCTTTTATGGTACGGGGAAAAATCATTACCGGAATTATCTGTTTGATTTTACAAATCACATTAATCGGGTGGCTTCCGGCTGCCATTTGGGCTGTTGTGTCTTTAAACAATGCACGGGCGGACAAGAGAACTGACAGGCTGATTAAAGCCATGCGCGACAATAAAGGATAG
- a CDS encoding serine hydrolase → MMIKKLIIALPLLLFFSIAVDAQKLVKRDEKKIDSLIQTVFGNKNEPGGVFMMTRKGNVLYRKAFGKANLELDVDMTPDHVFQIGSMTKQFTAVAILMLEQQGKLNVNDPISKYIKDYPNGDKITIHHLLTHTSGIKDFTKMKSLSSIAQKEMKPEAMVDFFKNEPVDFAPGEKFDYNNSGYVVLGYIIESVSGETYENFIRKNIFDKAGMSSSYYASDRKVIPKRAYGYHQKEQEFVNKTVISFSVPFSSGSLLSTADDMLKWQQALNGNVLLNPEETQKAFQTYNLNNGKEFTYGYGWHLKEISGIPDREHGGSIFGFKSMGIYIPQEDIYVIGFSNCDCHSPTEITRNMAKIAVASVKK, encoded by the coding sequence ATGATGATTAAAAAACTGATCATTGCCCTTCCTCTGCTTTTATTCTTCAGCATTGCAGTGGATGCCCAAAAGCTTGTAAAAAGAGATGAAAAGAAAATTGACAGCCTTATTCAAACTGTATTCGGGAATAAAAATGAACCGGGAGGTGTATTTATGATGACCCGCAAGGGAAACGTCCTATACAGGAAAGCTTTCGGGAAAGCTAACCTGGAGCTTGATGTTGATATGACTCCTGACCATGTTTTTCAAATCGGTTCTATGACCAAACAGTTTACCGCTGTGGCTATTCTGATGCTGGAACAACAAGGCAAACTTAATGTCAACGACCCTATTTCCAAATACATCAAAGATTATCCTAACGGAGATAAAATCACCATTCACCATCTTCTGACCCATACTTCGGGAATTAAGGATTTCACCAAAATGAAATCCCTGTCTTCCATTGCTCAAAAAGAAATGAAACCTGAGGCTATGGTTGATTTTTTTAAGAATGAACCTGTGGATTTTGCACCGGGAGAAAAGTTTGATTACAACAATTCAGGATATGTTGTTCTGGGCTATATCATAGAATCGGTATCGGGGGAAACGTATGAAAATTTTATCAGGAAAAACATTTTTGACAAAGCCGGGATGTCTAGCTCCTACTATGCTTCTGACAGAAAAGTCATTCCTAAAAGAGCTTACGGATACCATCAAAAAGAGCAGGAATTTGTGAATAAAACCGTGATCAGTTTCAGTGTTCCTTTTTCCTCAGGTTCCTTATTGTCTACCGCAGATGATATGCTTAAATGGCAGCAGGCTTTAAACGGGAATGTTTTATTAAACCCTGAAGAAACCCAAAAGGCATTTCAAACATATAATCTGAATAATGGTAAAGAATTCACGTATGGATATGGTTGGCATCTGAAAGAGATCAGCGGAATTCCGGATCGCGAACATGGAGGAAGTATTTTCGGATTCAAAAGTATGGGGATCTATATTCCCCAGGAAGATATTTATGTGATAGGATTCAGCAATTGCGACTGCCACTCTCCTACTGAGATCACCAGAAATATGGCAAAGATTGCGGTAGCATCTGTAAAAAAATAA
- a CDS encoding VOC family protein — translation MKSSNPVVYFEIPVNDLERAEKFYTAVFNFSFEKELIDRYEMALFPFEEKNSGITGALAKGDVYTPSKVILRMKTLMKP, via the coding sequence ATGAAATCCAGCAATCCGGTCGTATATTTTGAGATTCCCGTCAATGATCTGGAACGTGCAGAAAAATTCTACACCGCAGTTTTCAATTTTTCTTTTGAAAAAGAGCTTATAGACCGGTATGAAATGGCCTTATTTCCTTTTGAAGAAAAAAATAGCGGAATTACCGGGGCATTGGCAAAAGGTGATGTCTATACACCGTCTAAAGTTATTTTAAGGATGAAAACATTGATGAAACCCTGA
- a CDS encoding NAD-dependent epimerase/dehydratase family protein, with the protein MRATVRNIRNKKPFENLDCEVVYADITDKASFVKALQGVETFYAVGASFTLWAKDPQKEIYDVNISGTRNTIEAAAEAGVKRIVYVSSIAALNYSILPAKESNGYNPDRRDMYYNSKNDGEKLAFELAAKLGIELVSVMPSAMIGSEAFLPLNVSYGVLRLILNKQIPVDTKITLNWVDVKDVAEGCYRAAQKGRSGERYILANEKCMSITDTTILANTLYPELKLKVPGSVPKGMLLVIAGIMEFSAKLSGKAPVLTRKDIAMFSGLQQDFDISKARNELGFDPKSPEQAVKDALDYLMKNPEILKEA; encoded by the coding sequence GTGCGGGCAACCGTACGGAATATCAGGAATAAGAAACCTTTTGAAAATCTGGATTGTGAAGTGGTATATGCAGACATTACGGATAAAGCTTCATTTGTAAAAGCACTGCAGGGTGTGGAAACATTTTACGCCGTAGGAGCATCCTTTACCTTGTGGGCGAAAGATCCCCAAAAGGAAATTTATGATGTTAATATAAGCGGTACCCGCAATACCATTGAAGCGGCGGCTGAAGCAGGGGTGAAGAGAATTGTCTATGTAAGTTCCATCGCAGCGCTGAACTACAGCATTCTTCCTGCCAAAGAAAGCAACGGCTATAATCCTGACAGAAGGGATATGTACTATAATTCCAAAAACGATGGTGAAAAGCTTGCCTTTGAACTGGCTGCCAAACTAGGAATAGAACTTGTCTCAGTGATGCCTTCTGCAATGATCGGAAGCGAGGCATTTTTACCTTTAAACGTCTCTTACGGGGTTCTCAGGCTTATTCTTAATAAACAAATTCCGGTAGATACTAAAATAACCCTAAACTGGGTAGATGTGAAAGATGTGGCTGAAGGATGCTACCGGGCTGCCCAAAAAGGGCGGTCGGGAGAAAGGTATATTCTGGCGAATGAAAAATGTATGAGCATAACCGATACTACTATTTTAGCGAATACGCTGTACCCGGAACTGAAGCTGAAAGTGCCCGGTTCGGTGCCTAAAGGAATGCTGTTGGTCATTGCCGGCATTATGGAATTCTCTGCCAAATTAAGCGGAAAGGCTCCTGTACTGACCAGAAAAGATATTGCCATGTTTTCAGGGTTGCAGCAGGATTTTGATATCTCAAAAGCAAGGAATGAACTGGGATTTGATCCTAAAAGCCCGGAACAAGCAGTGAAAGATGCATTAGACTATCTGATGAAAAACCCGGAAATTTTAAAAGAGGCCTGA
- a CDS encoding Crp/Fnr family transcriptional regulator, producing MHDKLLQYIRLGYDFTEEETEAVKRCFEPVKYSRNTVIEEAGKVPNYLYYIVSGYMRLYYPDSKGNQVTTHINCPPGFFTSYAHFINRTRSEDYVECITDCELLRITKDDLDSLVAGSQAMKDFSISVFQQSIAYNENRSRELSALGAEQRYLKLLEDYPGIIQNVPIQYIASFLGMKPESLSRIRRKIIN from the coding sequence ATGCACGATAAATTATTGCAATATATACGTTTAGGTTATGATTTTACCGAGGAAGAGACCGAGGCGGTAAAGCGTTGCTTTGAACCCGTGAAATATTCAAGGAATACAGTGATTGAAGAAGCAGGAAAAGTCCCGAATTATCTTTATTATATTGTTTCGGGCTATATGAGGCTATATTATCCGGATTCCAAGGGGAATCAGGTAACCACCCATATCAACTGCCCTCCCGGCTTTTTTACTTCTTATGCCCATTTTATCAACAGAACCAGATCTGAAGATTATGTAGAATGCATTACAGATTGTGAACTGCTTAGGATTACCAAAGATGACCTTGATTCTTTAGTGGCGGGAAGCCAGGCTATGAAAGACTTCAGTATTTCTGTTTTCCAGCAGTCTATTGCTTATAACGAAAACCGGTCCAGGGAATTGTCAGCTTTGGGAGCTGAACAGCGCTACCTTAAGCTTCTGGAAGATTACCCGGGCATTATTCAGAATGTTCCCATCCAGTATATTGCTTCATTTTTAGGGATGAAACCTGAAAGTCTCAGCAGGATCAGAAGAAAAATAATTAACTAA